From the Armatimonas rosea genome, the window ACCATTATCATGGAGATTGAGATGCTAGACGTCAAGGAGCCGCACGGCCAATGAGACAGATCGACCGAGGAGCACAGCAGGCAATCGACCAGCTGGTCGCGGCGCACCAGGCGCTCTTTTCCTACTCCGCCCAGGTCCGCGCAGAGGCCGTTGGAGATACCAAGCGCGAGACCGCCATGGCGACTGTCTCCTACCAGAAACCCAACCGCGCCCGGGTCGAGGTCAAGCGTGTGGGCGGACCGAGCCAGCTCTCGGTCAGCGATGGCACCAACCGCCTGGTCGAGGGCGGCGGCTCCCGGCGCAAGGGGAAGGCGGAGGCAGGGGAGAAGGCCGTCATCACGACACTGAGCCAGGCGAACTTCTTTATCTCCCCGGTCTTTCTCTACCTGACCTCGCGGGCCGCGCCCATTCCGAGCCTGCTCCCCGGACCGCCCAAGGTGCTGGGCTACGGCAACCCGATCAACCTCGATGGGGTCGCGGTCGAGGTCGTGATCGCGGATGTGCAGACCAAGGATGGGATCGTGCGCCTGACCTTCTCCATCGGCAAGGACGATCACCTGCTCCGGCGGCTGATGATCCAGACAGACTTTCAGAGCGAGAACCTCACCCTCGCGGAGACCTACACCCAGGTGAAGGCCAACCCGTCGCTGGAGAAGAAGCTCTTCACGCTCCCCGCATGATCACCGCGCTCTCGGTCCAGGGCTACCGCTCGGTCCACGATCTCTGGCTGGAGCTCGGGGCGCTCAACGTGCTGACCGGCCCCAATGGCTGCGGCAAGTCCAACCTCTACCGCGCGGTCTATCTCCTCCACGCGGCGGCGGCAGGGAGCCTCGCGCGCGCCCTCGCCGACGAGGGCGGGATGCCGTCGGTGCTCTGGGCCGGCCCCCGCAAGCGCCACGAGACCCGGCGGCTGACCCTGGGAGTCCACCTGACCGGCGGGCTCGCCTACACGTTGGCCGCCGGCCTCCCCGAGCCCAACGACCTGCCGCTAGAGCACGGCTACTTCCAGCTCGACCCACTGATCAAGGAGGAGACCGTCCGCTTCGAGGGCTCGACTCTGGTAGACCGTGGCAAGAGTGGAGTCACCCTGCGCGATGAGAGCGGCAAGCGCGTCTCATTGCCCATGAGCCTGACCCGGAGCGAGTCCGTGCTGACCCAGATCGCCGAGCCGCACCGCTACCCGTATCTCGTCAGCCTTCGGGACACGCTCCAGCGCTGGCGCTTCTACCACCAGTTCCGCACCGACGAAGCCGCGCCCTTGCGCCAGCCGCAGGTGGGAACCTTCACCCCCGCGCTCGCCCACGATGGCCGCGACCTCGCCGCCGCGCTGGCGACGATTCTGACACTTGGGGATGCGCCGCGCTTGCTGCTGACGGTCGCGCGGGCACTGGGTGGCGCGGAGCTGCGGATCGCCCACGATCCCGAGCAGGCGCGCTTTCGGGTGCAGCTCCAGACTCCAGGGCTGCTGCGCCCGCTGGAGGCCACGGAGCTCAGCGACGGCACCCTGCGCTTTCTCTGCCTGGTCGCCGCGCTGCTCTCCCCACGCCTGCCGCCGCTGCTCGCCCTCAACGAGCCGGAGACCAGCCTCCACCCCGACCTGATCGAGCCCCTCGCCGAGCTGATTGTCGAGGCGTCGCAGCGCGCCCAGCTCTGGATCGTCACGCACAGCACCAAGCTCGCCGACGCCATCGCACGCCAGTCCGGGACCGCCCCTGTCCGTCTCGCCCTCCGCGACGGCGAGACGGTCTTGGACGAACGCTAGCGGCGGGGTGGGGGGCCGTTGGGGTCGGTGTTGGGGAGGAGGCTCTTCCAAAGAACCCCGAGCTGGACTCCCTGGTTGATGTGCTCCCGCGCCACTTTACCGTCGCCGTTGTGCTTCTTCTGCGCCTCTTGCAGGCCCTTGCTCACCATCGCAGGGTCCGCATTCAGGGGCCACTGGGCTAAGACGGCACCCTTCTGCCCGAACCGATCCGGCTCGATGGCGTAGATTCCCGGCTCCAGGCTCAGGCCCGCTGCCTTAACCTCGGCAGGAGTCGCAACCGGTGCGTAGGCCCACTTCCCGAGGAGCTCCGGTGCCCAGGCCAGCTTTGCAACCGTCGCCTCGCCCCCACCCACCGCCACGACCAGCGGCATGGAGTCGCAGGCCGCGGTGTTGAGGGAGAGCCGGAAGTCGTGCATGGCGGGGATCGCCGTGGGAGCGGCCTTGGCGGGGAACTTGGCCGCGAGCTGCTTCATCGCGGCGGCCATCTCGGCTGGGGTTCGGTAGAGCATCTGCGGCGAGCGCCCGGGGCGCACCAAGTGCTCGGTGCCCTCGGGGTTGAGGATCGCAAAGACGGTATTCTCAAGAGTCCCGGCGCGGCCCTTGAAGATCGCCTCCAGGTACTTGGCCTCGGCGGCGTTCTCGTAGGTGGCGGGACGGATACAGATAAACGCACGGGAGGCGTCGATCACGGGTTTCTGAGACAGGAGACTCCTGTCTGTATTTTGCTTGCCCGGTCACCAGATGCCGGAGACGCCGTGGCACTCCGGGACTGCGGACATGATAAAGACGGGACGGTTGGTGCGCTTGGCCTCCGCGAGCCCCGCCTTGAGTGTCCCAAACCACACGATGCCCCCCTCGGGGTTATAGCCGACAGTCTTGCCTACACTGCCAGGAGGTTGATGTTTCATAGCCTTGATTTTGCCAGCAATTTGTGAAGGAGTCATGAAGGTGGCCCCCAGCCCCCCACGGGTGGGGGAACTATAAGGTTGCCTAGGCATGCTGGCATCGAAAGCGCAGCCCAGAGAGCTGTCGGTTTCGAAGGGCTTCCCAGAGCCGCTCCTCAGCAGCTGTCGGGGTATTCCGATTCTCCTGAGCCCATTGATGGAGAGTCTCTGTAGCGCCTCCCCGAAGCTTTGGTTTTGGTTTCATCGCCCCTATAACGGGCGATGGCACCGAAATCTGATAAAAAAATCAGAAAAAAATTCCTTATACTTCCCCCACCTGTGGGGGCCAGGGGGCAGTACAATACGCTATGGCAACACGTAAATCCATTTTCTTTTTTAGCGCAACGGCGCTTCTTGGGGCGGCGACGCTCCTCACGACGGCGACACCCGCGGCATCGCAAGCCCAGCGTGGCCAGCAGCAGCCCCCTGCCTTCCCTAGCTCCATCCGGCTCGGAGGGCGCGCTCCGATGGCCGCCAAGGTGCTGATCGGCCCCAAGGGCGAGGGGTTTGCGGAGAACTGGGTCACGCGGGGAACCAAAGACCCAGCCGCATGGACCCTACAGGAAGATGGCGGGATGCTTCCCAACAAGAAAGACATCACCAGCACGTCTGAGTTTGGCGACTGCTTTGTGCACGTGGAGTTTAAGGTTCCCACCGAGCATGGCAATGCCGGGATCGCGTTCCATGGCCGCTACGAGGTGCAGATGTACAACTCCTTTGGGGGTGAGCTGACCAAGGAGACCGGCGCCGCGTTCTACAGCCAGAAGGCCGCCAAGTTCAACGCCGCCAAGCCCGCGGGCGAGTGGCAGAGCTACGATATCCTCTTCCGTGCCCCGCGCTTCGACGAGACCGGGAAGGTGACCGAGAAGGCCCGCGCCAGTGTTTTCTGGAACGGCGTGCTCGTGCAGAACAACGAGGAGTTCAATGGCCCCACCGGAATCCAGTACGGCGATTTCAAGGGTGAGGTCAAGGTTGGGCCGCTCGTGCTTCAGGGCAACCACGACCTAGTTCAGTACAAGAACCTCTGGGTTGTTTCGCAGTGAGCTTCCGCGCGCTTGAGCTCGGCACGGCCGACCTGAAGCGTGCACGGCAGTTCTGGGTCGAGACCATGGGGCTGGAGGAGCTTTCCTCCGGCCCCGATTTTGTCACTCTGGCTGCGGGGGAGACGCGCTGGACCCTCTGGCAGTCACCGACACCCCTGGCCTGTGCGCACTTCGCTTTCAATGTCCCTGAGAACCAGTTCGATGCCGCGGTTGAGTGGCTCCGGGAGCGCGTGCCGCTGCTCGCCAGCGCCGACGGTAGCGAGACGGTCTTTGACTTCACCCACTGGAACGCGCACGCGGTCTACTTCAAGGACCCCGATGGCAATATCGCCGAGCTGATCGCACGCCACACGCTACCCTCTAGCCGCCGCGAGCAGTTTGAGCTCCTCGGCATCAGCGAGATCGGCAGGGTGACGTCTGTGGTGGAGCAGCAAAGACGCTACTTGAACTCCCCGCCCTACAGCCTCCCCGACTACTGCGAGGGGAGCGAGACTTTCCGGCCGGTGGGGGACGAAGAAGGGCTGGTGATTCTGGTCCAAGTGGGGCGTCCGTGGTACCCCGATAACACCCAGCTCGCCGCCCCGGTGCCCTTTCGCGTGACCTTCCAGAGCGGCGCGGTCTACGAGGGGCTGGCATGAGAGGGCGATGCGGCCTTCGGGGGACCCTCACCACTGGCTCGCGGACTCGGGAGTTGGTGGACGTCGGCGAGCCGTTGTCGTGAAGTCGGCGATCTCTGAGGGCTGAAGCTTGCCAGGGAAGTCGAGCTCCGCGGTGAAGAGTTTCCCGTCGAGAGAGTAGACCAGGCGCCCCCGCTGATCCCAGTCCGCCCAGACAGCGCCCACGAGCTTGGTCTTGGCGTTGCCCGCTTCGTGGTGGACAGTGTACGTATGGCTGTTCCCACTACCCATCCCCAGTACGAGCGACAGTGGCTTGGTGGGGTGCGCCTTCACAAACGCAATATCGACGGTCTCAGATTGTTGTCGTGTGGGAACCTGCGACCAGCCGCTACGCATCAGGCGGGTAAAGAGCTGGTTGCTTGGGGTCCAGGGCAGGTTCTCGTACTCGAATACGAGCCCTTCGGGTGGCGCACCGGCAGGAAAGCTGGGCTTGTGTTCCCGCCAGTCTTCGAGCGCATAGGGGGCGAGGTTGATCTCAATAGACCCACGAGCGGCGAAGAGCCCCCCGAGATAGTACGGCTCGTCGTTGGGCCAGAGCGCCAGGGGAGTGAGGTAGGGAGGCTTACTGAGGGCGGTCCAGCGCGGCGGCAAGCCTTTGTTGTGGTGCCCCATCGTGTAGTTGGCTGCCACGTAGATCAGCAGCTTCCCATCGGGGGAGAGATCGCCGCGTTCGGGGGAGAGGTTGCCCACGAAGCGATCCCCGGGCTCGAATGTATCGGTGTTGGTGTGCCAGAGGAAAAGCTGGGTGAGCTGCCTCGGACCCTGTCGGAAGACCACGCCAAGGGGGGCGTCGCGTGCAAGGAGCACAAAGAGTCGACAGACAGGGCCCGAGTGGATTGTCGGCATGGGCTACTTCTTGAGCAGGTACTTGTCGAACCAGTCCATCAAGAGCGCCGCGTCTTTCTCAATACCCGGCCAGCCGTGGCCCTTGCCGGGGCGCCGCACAAGGTCGCAGGGAACCCCTTCTTCCTTGAGCTTGGCGATTAGTCTCTCCGACTGTTGGATGGGGACGAGAATATCGGCCTCGCCGTGGATGAGGAAGAGGGGGCAGGTGCTCTTGTTGATGCCGTAGATCGGGGAGAGGGTCTTGCTGAGCGTCTCGATCTCGTCGGGCGAGGTCTTGTCCGTGATCCCAAAGGCGGGCCAGTAACCCTTCAAGAACGGGTTGAGCATCGCCTTGGCACCGTCCTTGCCGTAGTTCAGGAAGTCCGTGGGGGGGTAGAAGCAGGCGGCGCACTGGACCGCGCTGGACGCCCGGTCCACGGGGTCTTTTGCCTTGGGATCGCCGGGGCCACCGTAGGCCGCCATCATGCAGGTCAGGTGCCCGCCCGCGCTCCCGCCGCTGATCCCTAGCCTATTCGGGTCGATCCCCCAGCGGCTGGCGTTGGTGCGGACAAAGCGCACGGAGCGGTGGATGTCCTGCATGATCTCGGGGAGGATGAACCGGGGGGCGGTGCCATGGACCACCTGGAAGAAGGTGTAGCCACGGTCGGCGAAGGCCTTGCCGAGCTCGGGGCTAACGCTACCATGGTCGGACTTCCAGCCGCCGCTGACCATCCAGAGAATCCCAATGCCGTTGGACTTCGACTTCTCGGGGAGGGTGACGTCCATCGAGAGCGCCACACCTAGCTTATGGCCGTAGACCACCTCCTCGTGGCGCTGCTGGGCAAACGCGGGCGTGAGCGAGGAGACCGCAAGGGCGGCAACGGTGCCAAGAAACATTCGTCGTGTCATGCGCCGATTTTACCCGTAAAATGCCTCGTTATGCTGACCGCCCTCGATCCCCGACACGTCCGTCTTGCTCCTAGCCCCTTTGCCGCCGCCCGTGACCGCAATGCCGACTGGCTTCTCGCCCTCGATCCCAAGCGACTCCTGCACGGCTTCTACAAAAACGCCGGACTTCCTACCGAGGGAGATATCTACGGAGGCTGGGAGCAGCAGAGCCTCGCGGGGCACTCGCTGGGGCACTACCTCTCGGCCTGTGTGCGCCTTGCTGCGG encodes:
- a CDS encoding LolA family protein, which produces MRQIDRGAQQAIDQLVAAHQALFSYSAQVRAEAVGDTKRETAMATVSYQKPNRARVEVKRVGGPSQLSVSDGTNRLVEGGGSRRKGKAEAGEKAVITTLSQANFFISPVFLYLTSRAAPIPSLLPGPPKVLGYGNPINLDGVAVEVVIADVQTKDGIVRLTFSIGKDDHLLRRLMIQTDFQSENLTLAETYTQVKANPSLEKKLFTLPA
- a CDS encoding AAA family ATPase, coding for MITALSVQGYRSVHDLWLELGALNVLTGPNGCGKSNLYRAVYLLHAAAAGSLARALADEGGMPSVLWAGPRKRHETRRLTLGVHLTGGLAYTLAAGLPEPNDLPLEHGYFQLDPLIKEETVRFEGSTLVDRGKSGVTLRDESGKRVSLPMSLTRSESVLTQIAEPHRYPYLVSLRDTLQRWRFYHQFRTDEAAPLRQPQVGTFTPALAHDGRDLAAALATILTLGDAPRLLLTVARALGGAELRIAHDPEQARFRVQLQTPGLLRPLEATELSDGTLRFLCLVAALLSPRLPPLLALNEPETSLHPDLIEPLAELIVEASQRAQLWIVTHSTKLADAIARQSGTAPVRLALRDGETVLDER
- a CDS encoding DUF559 domain-containing protein, whose protein sequence is MKPKPKLRGGATETLHQWAQENRNTPTAAEERLWEALRNRQLSGLRFRCQHA
- a CDS encoding 3-keto-disaccharide hydrolase; the encoded protein is MATRKSIFFFSATALLGAATLLTTATPAASQAQRGQQQPPAFPSSIRLGGRAPMAAKVLIGPKGEGFAENWVTRGTKDPAAWTLQEDGGMLPNKKDITSTSEFGDCFVHVEFKVPTEHGNAGIAFHGRYEVQMYNSFGGELTKETGAAFYSQKAAKFNAAKPAGEWQSYDILFRAPRFDETGKVTEKARASVFWNGVLVQNNEEFNGPTGIQYGDFKGEVKVGPLVLQGNHDLVQYKNLWVVSQ
- a CDS encoding VOC family protein; translated protein: MSFRALELGTADLKRARQFWVETMGLEELSSGPDFVTLAAGETRWTLWQSPTPLACAHFAFNVPENQFDAAVEWLRERVPLLASADGSETVFDFTHWNAHAVYFKDPDGNIAELIARHTLPSSRREQFELLGISEIGRVTSVVEQQRRYLNSPPYSLPDYCEGSETFRPVGDEEGLVILVQVGRPWYPDNTQLAAPVPFRVTFQSGAVYEGLA
- a CDS encoding alpha/beta hydrolase, which produces MTRRMFLGTVAALAVSSLTPAFAQQRHEEVVYGHKLGVALSMDVTLPEKSKSNGIGILWMVSGGWKSDHGSVSPELGKAFADRGYTFFQVVHGTAPRFILPEIMQDIHRSVRFVRTNASRWGIDPNRLGISGGSAGGHLTCMMAAYGGPGDPKAKDPVDRASSAVQCAACFYPPTDFLNYGKDGAKAMLNPFLKGYWPAFGITDKTSPDEIETLSKTLSPIYGINKSTCPLFLIHGEADILVPIQQSERLIAKLKEEGVPCDLVRRPGKGHGWPGIEKDAALLMDWFDKYLLKK